The Cryptococcus decagattii chromosome 1, complete sequence genome includes a region encoding these proteins:
- a CDS encoding eukaryotic translation initiation factor 3 subunit K has translation MVVAVAPENLKEWHTPSTRPDVIHELIHGVDRYNPSNLPFMEDYLASELKEGQYDLFANLAILKLYQFNPQHSNPDVIINILIKALSATVSGPDFNLCLEMLREPSAILHDIESADEALVIVMPYLQKLHELSRTCQFTKFWQEINSDSEAAKILRTRYLSQHASPLDDFRLIFSASIASCFRRISLSQLSRWLDLSSDKVAEWCSKVEWRVEGQDAVIPNNGQNDVKAGVVKENVQLGQLTKLVAAAGY, from the exons ATGGTCGTTGCCGTCGCCCCCGAGAACCTAAAAGAGTGGCATACACCCTCTACAAGACCCGATGTCATCCACGAGTTGATCCATGGTGTTG ACCGATACAACCCATCGAACTTGCCTTTCATGGAAGACTATCTTGCCTCAGAGTTGAAGGAAGGACAATACGATTTATTCGCCAATCTCGCTATCCTTAAATT GTACCAATTCAACCCTCAACATAGCAACCCAGATGTTATCAtcaacatcctcatcaagGCTCTTTCAGCTACTGTGTCTGGACCCGATTTTAACTTGTGCTTGGAAATGCTCAGGGAGCCCTCT GCTATCCTTCACGATATTGAGTCGGCCGACGAGGCGCTTGTAATCGTCATGCCATACTTGCAAAAGCTCCATGAACTCAGCCGGACATGCCAATTTACAAAGTTTTGGCAAGAGATCAACTCTGATTCTGAGGCCGCTAAAA TCCTCCGAACACGCTACCTTTCACAGCACGCCTCCCCCCTCGACGATTTCCGCTTGATCTTTTCCGCTTCTATCGCCTCATGCTTCCGTAGGATATCCCTTTCTCAACTCTCCCGATGGCTCGATCTTTCTTCCGACAAGGTGGCCGAGTGGTGCAGCAAGGTTGAGTGGAGAGTGGAGGGGCAGGATGCGGTCATCCCCAACAACGGGCAGAATGACGTAAAAGCCGGCGTTGTCAAGGAGAATGTTCAGCTTGGCC AATTGACGAAGTTGGTGGCTGCGGCGGGTTATTAG